In Pongo pygmaeus isolate AG05252 chromosome 13, NHGRI_mPonPyg2-v2.0_pri, whole genome shotgun sequence, one genomic interval encodes:
- the TPD52L3 gene encoding tumor protein D55 isoform X1, protein MPHARTETSVGTYESHSTSELEDLTEPEQRELKAKLTKLEAEIVTLRHVLAAKERRCGELKRKLGLMALVGLRQNLSKSWLDVQVSNAYVKQKTSAALSTMGTLICRKLGGVKKSAAFRSFEGLMGTIKSKVAGGKRAWP, encoded by the coding sequence ATGCCACATGCCAGGACAGAGACCTCTGTGGGCACATATGAATCCCACTCGACTTCTGAACTGGAGGATCTGACAGAGCCCGAGCAAAGAGAGCTCAAAGCCAAACTCACTAAATTAGAGGCTGAAATTGTAACCCTACGCCACGTACTAGCAGCCAAAGAGAGACGCTGTGGGGAGCTCAAGAGGAAGTTAGGCCTTATGGCCTTGGTAGGGCTGAGACAGAATCTGTCCAAGAGCTGGCTTGATGTTCAGGTCTCCAACGCCTATGTGAAACAGAAGACATCAGCTGCTCTGTCCACTATGGGCACTCTCATCTGCAGGAAGCTTGGAGGCGTGAAGAAGTCGGCCGCATTCAGATCTTTTGAAGGTCTGATGGGGACAATCAAGTCCAAAGTCGCAGGCGGCAAAAGAGCTTGGCCCTGA
- the TPD52L3 gene encoding tumor protein D55 isoform X2, producing MPHARTETSVGTYESHSTSELEDLTEPEQRELKAKLTKLEAEIVTLRHVLAAKERRCGELKRKLGLMALVGLRQNLSKSWLDVQVSNAYVKQKTSAALSTMGTLICRKLGGVKKSAAFRSFEGNSK from the exons ATGCCACATGCCAGGACAGAGACCTCTGTGGGCACATATGAATCCCACTCGACTTCTGAACTGGAGGATCTGACAGAGCCCGAGCAAAGAGAGCTCAAAGCCAAACTCACTAAATTAGAGGCTGAAATTGTAACCCTACGCCACGTACTAGCAGCCAAAGAGAGACGCTGTGGGGAGCTCAAGAGGAAGTTAGGCCTTATGGCCTTGGTAGGGCTGAGACAGAATCTGTCCAAGAGCTGGCTTGATGTTCAGGTCTCCAACGCCTATGTGAAACAGAAGACATCAGCTGCTCTGTCCACTATGGGCACTCTCATCTGCAGGAAGCTTGGAGGCGTGAAGAAGTCGGCCGCATTCAGATCTTTTGAAG GAAATTCTAAATGA